The following coding sequences lie in one Cydia fagiglandana chromosome 27, ilCydFagi1.1, whole genome shotgun sequence genomic window:
- the LOC134677768 gene encoding probable pseudouridine-5'-phosphatase, which yields MIHIPAQFYCTRKFKKVTHCLFDLDGTVLDSEVVYQKAIRTICEKYGKTYTKDLEIECYGATDRDLSETVVQRVLLPISVDDFEHQLTDLVGKDVSNAPLLPGAERLLTHLYDSKVPIALATNSTERAVRIAAQARPKLFALFNHKVCATDPEVDRGKPHPDIYLVAASRFPTKPKPAHCIVFEDSEIGVKAAVAAGMQVVMIPNRRLDRQKTRQATIVLRSLRDFKPEEFGLPPFPETPAKGKPTSARVEQESKAENTETKKVEPVQPTALLVDYSPKSSKISKISKLRAQMSLLMNKKVLVR from the exons ATGATCCACATCCCGGCCCAGTTCTACTGCACCAGGAAGTTTAAGAAAGTGACCCATTGCCTTTTCGACTTGGACGGTACGGTACTTG ATTCCGAAGTTGTTTATCAAAAAGCAATCAGGACGATCTGCGAAAAATATGGAAAAACGTACACCAAGGATCTGGAAATtgag TGCTACGGCGCCACGGACCGTGACCTGTCAGAAACAGTCGTGCAGCGCGTGCTGCTGCCGATTTCCGTGGACGATTTCGAGCACCAACTCACCGACCTCGTCGGCAAAGATGTCTCCAACGCACCATTACTGCCTG GCGCCGAGCGTCTTCTGACGCATCTGTATGACTCCAAGGTCCCTATAGCACTAGCGACCAACAGTACGGAGCGTGCTGTGAGGATCGCCGCACAAGCGCGACCAAAACTCTTCGCGCTCTTCAACCACAAG GTGTGCGCTACGGACCCCGAAGTGGATCGCGGGAAGCCCCACCCTGACATCTACCTCGTCGCGGCCAGCCGGTTCCCGACCAAACCTAAACCTGCACAT TGTATCGTGTTCGAAGATTCTGAAATCGGAGTAAAAGCGGCGGTCGCAGCGGGCATGCAG GTGGTGATGATACCGAACCGACGCTTAGACCGTCAGAAGACGCGCCAAGCCACCATAGTCCTAAG ATCTCTACGCGACTTCAAACCTGAAGAGTTCGGCCTCCCACCCTTCCCCGAAACACCAGCCAAAGGCAAACCCACTTCAGCCCGCGTCGAACAAGAATCTAAAGCGGAAAACACTGAAACTAAGAAGGTTGAACCGGTACAGCCGACCGCTTTGCTCGTTGACTACTCCCCCAAGTcgtcaaaaatatctaaaatatcAAAACTAAGGGcgcaaatgtcacttttgatgaACAAGAAAGTACTAGTTCGCTAA